One genomic segment of Sanyastnella coralliicola includes these proteins:
- the rpmG gene encoding 50S ribosomal protein L33, giving the protein MAKKGNRVQVILECTEHKDSGQPGTSRYVTTKNRKNTPDRIELKKYNPILRRYTVHKEIK; this is encoded by the coding sequence ATGGCTAAGAAAGGCAACCGTGTACAAGTGATCCTAGAGTGTACTGAACATAAAGATTCAGGGCAACCAGGTACTTCACGTTACGTTACGACAAAGAATCGCAAGAATACGCCGGATCGTATCGAGTTGAAGAAATACAACCCGATCCTCCGTCGTTACACTGTACATAAAGAGATTAAATAA
- a CDS encoding 2Fe-2S iron-sulfur cluster-binding protein encodes MRLTLDTEGHEETFAFEAGQYITFCFDLKDEELHRAYSICSAPHEGKFQVAVKEVPGGRASTHANRSLQTGDVMQVMAPQGNFILKPDASLARHVILFGAGSGITPLLSIAKTVLKEEPNSRVTLFYGNRSKESIMFYDELDALAKDDRLDIYHILSDGSIDVPLFNGRITFGKTLELIYSFIKDDMPKDYFICGPSGMMTSVNNALIDNGVAKEHIHLEFFENPGQEILAALSTPAEEPAEEEGEAFSGKAAVTVVVDDEAFETQLDTDGGSILDAALNAGADAPYSCQGGVCTTCRAKLVEGKVRMDSNFALTDQEIEEGYILTCQAHPTTQKVKVSFDE; translated from the coding sequence GTGAGATTGACCTTAGACACCGAAGGTCATGAGGAGACATTTGCTTTTGAAGCAGGGCAGTACATTACGTTCTGCTTTGATCTAAAAGACGAAGAATTACACCGCGCTTACAGCATTTGCTCGGCTCCGCACGAAGGTAAATTCCAAGTGGCGGTGAAAGAGGTGCCAGGTGGGCGAGCAAGCACACACGCGAACCGCAGTCTTCAAACAGGAGATGTGATGCAAGTAATGGCTCCTCAGGGTAACTTTATCCTGAAGCCTGATGCCTCGTTGGCACGTCACGTCATTCTCTTCGGAGCAGGCAGTGGGATTACTCCACTCCTCTCTATTGCAAAGACCGTACTCAAGGAAGAACCAAATAGTCGTGTGACTTTATTCTACGGTAACCGTTCGAAGGAGTCGATCATGTTCTACGACGAGCTAGATGCCTTAGCGAAGGATGATCGCCTAGACATCTACCACATCCTTTCAGACGGAAGCATTGATGTTCCATTGTTCAACGGACGAATCACTTTCGGAAAGACCCTTGAACTGATCTATTCCTTCATCAAGGATGACATGCCAAAGGATTACTTCATTTGCGGTCCTTCAGGGATGATGACTTCTGTGAACAATGCCCTTATCGACAATGGCGTTGCTAAGGAACACATCCACCTTGAGTTCTTCGAGAACCCAGGACAAGAGATTCTAGCCGCCCTTTCAACACCTGCTGAAGAACCAGCAGAAGAAGAAGGAGAAGCCTTCTCAGGGAAAGCGGCAGTGACTGTTGTGGTTGATGACGAAGCGTTCGAGACTCAATTAGACACTGACGGGGGCTCTATTCTCGACGCAGCGCTGAATGCTGGTGCCGATGCCCCATATTCTTGCCAGGGAGGAGTTTGTACTACGTGTCGTGCTAAACTGGTAGAAGGGAAAGTTCGCATGGACAGCAACTTCGCACTCACGGATCAAGAAATTGAAGAAGGTTATATCCTTACTTGTCAGGCACACCCGACGACTCAAAAAGTAAAAGTGAGTTTCGACGAATAA
- a CDS encoding TlpA family protein disulfide reductase, translating into MKRIFPYLLIGLVLLGFYYWRYKVPPSMDTAQINVKVSEQVKSVIELHDGPILVNFYASWCGPCMREMPSLQKAHDKGLFTVVCVTDDNPQLIEQVRNKFDLTFPMYQLDNSLKSYSIYTIPTTYLLNEDGEVVASMTDPREWDSEDFMNKAKDWLSY; encoded by the coding sequence ATGAAACGAATCTTTCCCTACCTACTCATAGGCCTTGTTCTTCTCGGCTTTTACTACTGGAGGTACAAAGTACCGCCAAGCATGGACACCGCTCAAATCAACGTAAAAGTGAGCGAACAAGTGAAGAGTGTAATTGAGCTTCACGATGGTCCTATTCTGGTCAACTTCTACGCTTCTTGGTGTGGCCCTTGCATGCGCGAAATGCCTTCACTACAAAAGGCACACGATAAAGGACTCTTCACCGTGGTTTGCGTGACAGATGACAACCCGCAGTTGATTGAACAAGTACGCAACAAGTTTGACCTAACATTTCCGATGTACCAGCTCGATAATTCGCTCAAGAGCTACAGCATCTATACCATTCCTACTACCTACCTCCTAAATGAAGATGGAGAGGTCGTTGCAAGCATGACAGACCCCCGAGAATGGGATTCTGAAGATTTCATGAACAAAGCGAAGGACTGGTTGTCTTATTAA
- a CDS encoding 7-carboxy-7-deazaguanine synthase QueE has product MASLLPVMEQFYTIQGEGAFTGTPAYFVRLGGCDVGCFWCDVKESWDADVHPKIAVEELVQNVVESGSKIVIVTGGEPCMHNLEELTVRLKEAGVRTHIETSGTHPLTGTWDWITFSPKKFKEPLDEFYKVSHELKVIVYNKHDIEWGEGHGDRMHADAQLYFQPEWDVRDNSIPIILNHIRENAQWRISLQTHKYIGVQ; this is encoded by the coding sequence GTGGCGAGTCTACTTCCAGTCATGGAACAATTTTATACCATTCAAGGCGAGGGCGCTTTTACAGGCACCCCTGCATACTTTGTGCGCCTTGGTGGTTGTGACGTAGGCTGTTTCTGGTGCGATGTAAAAGAAAGTTGGGATGCGGATGTTCATCCGAAGATTGCCGTTGAAGAACTGGTTCAAAATGTGGTGGAGTCAGGCTCCAAGATTGTGATTGTTACGGGGGGTGAGCCTTGTATGCACAACCTTGAAGAATTGACGGTAAGACTCAAAGAAGCCGGCGTTCGCACACACATCGAAACCAGCGGAACCCATCCACTTACTGGGACTTGGGATTGGATCACTTTCTCACCTAAGAAATTCAAGGAGCCCTTGGATGAGTTCTACAAGGTATCTCATGAGCTTAAGGTCATCGTCTACAACAAACACGACATTGAGTGGGGTGAAGGACATGGAGATCGAATGCACGCTGATGCGCAGCTTTACTTCCAGCCTGAGTGGGACGTTCGCGACAACAGTATTCCGATTATTCTAAATCACATTCGTGAGAATGCACAATGGCGAATCAGCCTGCAAACGCACAAGTACATTGGGGTTCAGTAA
- a CDS encoding LolA family protein: protein MKYYILGILFLFGAAGNAFAQNSDDILNELSEKAKGFKNIHAKYSSRLIDKANGIDLKQAGEVYVEGEKYYVELGDYIMITDGETIWTYEKETNDCYVDYLEDVGDDASMSPSKMFTIWEEDFKHEFKEMSKVNGRDCYLVYLYPNNPAENAFHTIQLYIDKAKMEVVKFIVKGREGNDVIYEVTDFNPNTSLPSGVFQFQESKHPGVNIIDNRL from the coding sequence ATGAAGTACTATATCCTCGGGATACTCTTTTTATTCGGCGCAGCCGGAAATGCCTTCGCTCAGAACAGCGATGATATCCTCAATGAACTAAGCGAAAAAGCGAAAGGATTTAAGAACATTCACGCGAAGTACTCTTCTCGTTTGATCGACAAAGCCAACGGCATTGACCTCAAGCAAGCTGGAGAAGTATACGTTGAAGGTGAAAAATACTACGTTGAACTCGGCGACTACATCATGATTACCGATGGAGAAACGATTTGGACCTACGAGAAAGAGACAAACGACTGTTACGTTGACTACCTCGAAGATGTAGGCGATGATGCCTCGATGAGCCCTTCTAAGATGTTTACCATTTGGGAAGAAGACTTCAAACATGAGTTCAAAGAAATGTCGAAAGTAAACGGACGTGATTGCTACCTCGTGTACCTCTACCCGAACAATCCTGCGGAGAACGCATTCCACACAATCCAGCTCTACATTGATAAGGCGAAAATGGAAGTGGTGAAGTTCATCGTTAAAGGACGCGAAGGAAACGATGTGATCTACGAAGTGACAGACTTTAATCCGAATACAAGCCTGCCATCAGGTGTGTTTCAATTTCAAGAGTCTAAACACCCCGGAGTAAACATTATCGACAACCGTCTATAA
- the ftsY gene encoding signal recognition particle-docking protein FtsY gives MSLFKRIFSKEKKETLDKGLEKTKTSVFDKLSKAIAGKSKVDDEVLDNLEEVLITSDVGVNTTVKIIERIEERVARDKYLGTDELNSILKEEIAKLLEENNSGTAEDLNLPDVNGPYVIMVVGVNGVGKTTTIGKLAYQFKSQGKKVVLGAADTFRAAAVDQLKIWSERADVPIVSQGMNADPASVAFDTLESAVSQNADVVLIDTAGRLHNKVNLMNELSKIRRVMQKVIPDAPHEVLLVLDGSTGQNAVEQARQFTKATDVTSLALTKIDGTAKGGVVIGISDEFKIPVKYIGVGEGMHDLQVFNKYEFVDSLFANQ, from the coding sequence ATGAGCCTGTTCAAACGCATCTTTTCAAAAGAGAAGAAAGAAACCCTCGATAAAGGACTTGAGAAAACGAAAACCAGTGTTTTTGATAAGCTGAGTAAAGCGATCGCTGGTAAGAGTAAAGTCGATGACGAGGTACTAGATAACCTAGAGGAAGTGTTGATCACTTCTGACGTTGGAGTAAATACCACAGTTAAGATTATTGAACGCATCGAAGAACGTGTTGCACGTGACAAGTACCTGGGTACTGATGAGTTGAATAGCATCCTCAAAGAAGAAATTGCCAAGCTGCTCGAAGAGAACAACTCTGGAACGGCGGAAGACTTGAATCTACCTGATGTTAATGGTCCGTACGTGATCATGGTGGTTGGGGTGAATGGTGTTGGTAAGACAACAACCATCGGAAAACTGGCCTACCAGTTCAAAAGTCAAGGTAAGAAAGTGGTACTTGGCGCCGCAGATACATTCCGTGCTGCTGCTGTTGATCAATTGAAGATCTGGAGCGAACGCGCTGATGTTCCAATCGTGTCGCAAGGGATGAATGCTGATCCTGCTTCTGTAGCCTTTGATACACTTGAATCAGCAGTGTCTCAGAACGCAGATGTCGTTTTGATTGATACTGCCGGACGTCTTCACAACAAGGTGAACTTGATGAACGAGTTGTCTAAGATTCGTCGTGTAATGCAAAAGGTGATTCCGGATGCACCGCATGAAGTATTGTTAGTACTCGATGGTTCAACTGGTCAGAATGCCGTGGAGCAAGCCCGTCAATTCACGAAAGCGACGGATGTGACCTCTTTGGCTTTGACGAAGATCGACGGTACCGCGAAAGGTGGCGTTGTGATTGGAATCAGCGATGAGTTCAAGATTCCGGTGAAGTACATCGGAGTGGGAGAGGGAATGCATGACCTTCAAGTTTTCAATAAGTACGAATTCGTAGATAGCCTTTTTGCTAACCAGTGA
- a CDS encoding DUF4295 domain-containing protein, translating to MAKKTVASLQTGGGKEHTKVIKMVRSPKTGAYMFKSEIVHNDNVKTWFEEN from the coding sequence ATGGCAAAGAAAACAGTAGCATCCCTACAGACCGGAGGTGGTAAAGAGCACACGAAGGTGATTAAGATGGTTCGCTCTCCAAAAACTGGAGCGTACATGTTTAAGTCTGAAATCGTACACAACGATAACGTGAAGACGTGGTTCGAAGAGAACTAA
- a CDS encoding FtsK/SpoIIIE family DNA translocase, which yields MAVKNTIRSEKKSEDAPKTKGKAKSKAKAKGKSKSKKGFKMPELPSWLTDERTRKIIGVFFSVLAIFLLLSGISFLITGQHDLRLIENSPSIDEDGTVETFKNMLGKVGAYSAYLMMHRGFGIGGLFIPFLLFLYGIRIWLQKALLPLAKTTRLSIVGMLLIPLIIGFLFHTKDEVAQQIIITCNDNFVGVYGVFATRWAIFTLGWFGTLLFLLFVVGAMVIFNFDPKIEGFAMPAWVGKIRTMFSSDGFDEEVLKEESKGESEEESTEETSSGGNRLKSEEKEELEEVPFDPDPAGDVLDELVGDITSEVSLTPEPEVIPTPEPETTSSELEVEVPVAETPENDTPGDDDELEIEVRKEEEELTEDQIDSKLQEFGAYDPKLDLSHYELPNIDLLEPHGSGAVQINKEELEANKNRIVETLNNYKIEISKIKATVGPTVTLYEIVPAPGVRISKIKNLEDDIALSLAALGIRIIAPIPGKGTIGIEVPNSKPSIVSMRSLIASDKYQNADMELPIAIGKTISNETFTFDLAKMPHLLMAGATGQGKSVGLNAMLVSLLYKKHPSQLKFVLVDPKKVELTLFNKIERHFLAKLPDEEEPIITDTSKVVQTLNSLCVEMDQRYELLKTAHCRNIKEYNKKFVARKLNPENGHRYLPYIVLVVDEFADLIMTAGKEVETPIARLAQLARAIGIHLIIATQRPSVNIITGTIKANFPARIAFRVTSKIDSRTILDAGGADQLIGRGDMLFSTGSDLTRIQCGFVDTPEVEEITDYIGAQQGYPDAFLLPEYVDENASEIGSLAAEDRDVLFEDAARVIVMHQQGSTSLLQRKLKLGYNRAGRLIDQLEAAGIIGPFKGSKAREVLIPDEMSLEQLLNNEQ from the coding sequence ATGGCAGTAAAGAACACCATACGATCTGAAAAGAAGTCCGAAGACGCACCTAAAACCAAAGGGAAAGCGAAGTCTAAGGCAAAAGCGAAAGGCAAGAGTAAATCCAAGAAAGGATTTAAAATGCCCGAGCTTCCTTCATGGTTAACGGATGAACGTACCCGTAAGATTATTGGGGTGTTCTTCTCCGTGCTTGCCATCTTCCTCTTGCTTTCAGGAATCTCTTTCTTGATCACAGGGCAACATGATCTTCGTTTGATTGAAAACTCACCTTCCATTGACGAAGACGGGACGGTAGAAACATTCAAGAACATGTTAGGGAAAGTGGGGGCATACAGCGCCTACCTAATGATGCACCGAGGTTTCGGAATTGGTGGCTTGTTCATTCCATTCCTGCTCTTCCTCTACGGAATCCGTATTTGGTTACAGAAGGCACTGCTCCCACTAGCAAAGACCACACGCCTTTCAATTGTGGGAATGCTCTTGATTCCATTGATCATCGGTTTCTTGTTCCATACGAAAGACGAAGTAGCACAACAGATCATTATCACTTGCAACGATAACTTCGTTGGAGTTTACGGAGTGTTCGCTACCCGTTGGGCCATCTTCACCTTAGGTTGGTTCGGTACCTTGCTCTTCTTGCTCTTTGTAGTTGGAGCTATGGTCATCTTCAACTTCGATCCAAAAATCGAAGGCTTTGCCATGCCTGCATGGGTTGGTAAGATTCGGACGATGTTCAGTAGCGATGGATTCGATGAAGAGGTTTTAAAGGAAGAATCAAAAGGAGAATCAGAAGAAGAATCTACGGAGGAGACTTCTTCGGGTGGAAACCGATTGAAGTCTGAAGAGAAAGAGGAGCTTGAAGAAGTTCCATTCGATCCAGATCCAGCAGGAGATGTGCTTGACGAACTCGTGGGTGACATTACTTCTGAGGTATCCTTGACTCCTGAGCCAGAGGTTATTCCTACGCCAGAGCCTGAGACAACAAGCTCTGAGCTAGAAGTGGAAGTCCCAGTAGCTGAAACGCCTGAGAATGATACTCCTGGGGATGATGACGAACTCGAAATTGAAGTTCGTAAAGAGGAAGAAGAGCTGACTGAAGATCAAATCGATAGCAAACTTCAAGAATTTGGAGCCTACGATCCGAAGCTTGATCTATCGCACTATGAACTTCCGAATATTGACTTGCTCGAGCCACATGGATCGGGTGCTGTGCAGATTAACAAAGAGGAGCTTGAGGCGAACAAGAACCGTATTGTTGAAACCCTCAACAACTATAAGATCGAGATCAGCAAGATCAAGGCGACGGTTGGTCCTACCGTAACTCTGTACGAGATTGTTCCGGCACCAGGGGTTCGAATCAGCAAGATTAAGAACCTTGAAGATGATATTGCATTGAGTCTCGCTGCGCTCGGAATTCGAATCATTGCTCCGATTCCAGGAAAAGGAACGATTGGTATCGAGGTTCCAAACAGTAAGCCGAGCATTGTTTCGATGCGCTCATTGATCGCCAGCGACAAGTACCAGAATGCAGACATGGAACTTCCGATTGCCATCGGCAAGACCATCTCAAATGAGACCTTCACCTTCGATCTCGCTAAGATGCCTCACTTGTTGATGGCCGGTGCCACAGGTCAAGGTAAGTCGGTAGGTCTAAATGCCATGCTGGTTTCATTGCTCTACAAGAAGCACCCTTCTCAACTGAAGTTCGTGCTTGTTGACCCGAAGAAAGTGGAATTGACGCTGTTCAATAAAATCGAACGTCATTTCCTTGCCAAGCTTCCAGACGAAGAAGAGCCGATTATTACAGACACGAGTAAGGTAGTTCAGACACTGAACTCACTTTGTGTCGAGATGGATCAGCGCTACGAGCTGCTAAAAACAGCCCATTGCCGTAACATCAAAGAGTACAATAAGAAGTTCGTAGCCCGTAAACTCAACCCGGAGAACGGACACCGCTACCTACCGTACATCGTACTTGTGGTGGATGAGTTCGCTGACCTTATCATGACTGCCGGTAAAGAGGTTGAAACACCGATTGCACGATTGGCTCAGCTGGCCCGTGCGATTGGAATTCACTTGATCATTGCTACACAGCGTCCTTCGGTAAATATCATCACGGGTACGATCAAAGCCAACTTCCCGGCGCGTATTGCTTTCCGTGTGACGAGTAAAATTGACTCTCGTACCATCCTGGATGCAGGTGGTGCTGATCAATTGATCGGACGAGGAGATATGTTGTTCTCTACAGGTAGTGACTTGACACGTATCCAATGTGGATTCGTAGATACCCCAGAAGTAGAAGAGATCACCGACTACATTGGAGCGCAGCAAGGTTACCCAGACGCCTTCCTTCTGCCTGAGTATGTGGATGAGAATGCTTCCGAAATTGGTAGCTTAGCGGCCGAAGACAGAGACGTATTGTTCGAAGATGCTGCTCGCGTCATTGTCATGCACCAACAAGGGTCTACTTCCCTACTTCAACGAAAGTTGAAACTCGGATACAACCGAGCAGGACGTTTGATTGATCAGCTAGAGGCTGCAGGCATCATTGGTCCGTTCAAAGGAAGTAAAGCACGTGAGGTTTTAATACCTGACGAAATGAGTTTGGAACAGTTATTGAATAACGAGCAGTAG
- a CDS encoding ion channel, which produces MSERINDPGFGAKYERKTKRIINHDGSFNVRRKGVDTGLRSLYEALIGMKLLPFLGVVLATYLLLNAFFATLYFLNGVEHLQGATPDSFFDEWLICFFFSFQTFTTVGYGFLSPMGMTANFIAAVEALCGLLGFALATGLLYGRFSKPRAKLIYSKNALMSPFKDGKAMMFRVANKRSNVLMQMEATVILMLKDDPMIPHQRSYYRLDLQVSRIHFLPLSWTIVHPVTEESPFYGKSREELIKKEAELLILITGFDDTFNQIVHSRFSYTCEEFVHDAKFKIPYEIDSAGDIVLDIEDINAYELTHTE; this is translated from the coding sequence ATGAGTGAACGCATAAACGACCCTGGGTTTGGTGCCAAATACGAAAGGAAAACCAAGCGGATCATCAATCATGATGGGAGTTTCAACGTTAGACGCAAAGGAGTAGATACCGGTCTACGCAGTTTGTACGAAGCCTTAATTGGCATGAAGCTACTACCGTTCTTAGGGGTGGTACTTGCTACCTATCTCTTATTGAACGCATTTTTTGCCACTCTTTATTTCCTAAATGGAGTTGAGCACCTTCAAGGGGCTACCCCTGATTCTTTTTTTGATGAGTGGCTCATCTGTTTCTTCTTTAGTTTCCAGACTTTCACTACGGTAGGATACGGCTTCCTTTCTCCAATGGGAATGACGGCGAACTTCATTGCTGCCGTTGAAGCATTGTGCGGCCTGTTAGGTTTTGCCCTCGCCACTGGTTTGCTTTACGGACGATTCTCGAAGCCACGTGCGAAGTTGATCTACAGCAAGAATGCCTTGATGTCTCCCTTCAAAGATGGCAAGGCGATGATGTTCCGTGTAGCGAATAAAAGAAGTAACGTCTTAATGCAAATGGAGGCTACGGTCATTTTGATGCTGAAAGACGACCCAATGATCCCACATCAACGTAGCTACTATAGATTGGATCTTCAGGTGAGCCGAATCCACTTTCTACCCTTAAGCTGGACCATCGTTCACCCGGTGACCGAAGAGAGTCCGTTCTACGGCAAGAGCAGGGAAGAACTGATTAAGAAGGAGGCTGAGCTGCTCATCTTAATTACCGGTTTTGATGATACCTTCAATCAGATTGTCCACTCAAGATTCTCGTACACATGCGAGGAGTTTGTGCATGATGCGAAGTTTAAGATTCCGTATGAAATTGATTCAGCGGGAGACATCGTATTGGATATCGAAGACATTAACGCATACGAACTAACGCATACAGAATGA
- a CDS encoding T9SS type A sorting domain-containing protein translates to MLALRQLLEKALIVALLCGSSFYNHVDAQVFDGISIQEVPIDPALAATIQTEAGFTSLPRTWRVYACMNQDFYELQAVSGVYVGGVSYPMILECPGCTGANQFYQSPFGGFLGNVLNPAFFGVFPQAEFDSYFTIGDPYSADASGITWVPDPGADPSTNFEAGGSFNEPALSIGSVVSGFWAPPSTQGVIDAQYRVMIGQFTTDGVFNGQATFQFRQLNADYTVFTPVNIQTEYNVTWTNQPGNFVEDCPQVFLPVEITEFNAAPSDDRVNLLWRTASEQRTESFEVQRSMDLEEWKTVGSTPAAGYSDYENEYFMVDYNPEIGVNYYRLKEIDTDGSIHYSDIRSALFKREEFTVYPNPASDRIWFKGDLSLVSSIRILNMQGQVVLEQANGSDPIREFQVNELSRGSYFVEFVYPNGDNHRTIIQVTR, encoded by the coding sequence ATGCTTGCTTTAAGACAATTGCTGGAGAAGGCGCTGATCGTGGCGCTGTTGTGTGGTAGTAGCTTCTACAATCATGTAGATGCTCAGGTGTTTGACGGTATTTCTATCCAAGAAGTTCCAATTGATCCGGCGCTCGCTGCGACGATTCAAACCGAAGCAGGATTTACATCGCTTCCTCGTACTTGGAGAGTTTATGCTTGCATGAATCAAGACTTTTACGAACTACAAGCAGTATCAGGTGTATATGTGGGTGGAGTTTCATATCCTATGATTCTGGAGTGCCCTGGATGTACAGGTGCCAACCAATTCTACCAATCTCCCTTTGGAGGTTTCCTAGGAAACGTATTGAACCCGGCCTTTTTTGGTGTATTCCCTCAAGCTGAATTCGATTCGTATTTCACTATCGGTGATCCTTATTCAGCTGATGCCAGCGGTATTACTTGGGTACCGGATCCTGGGGCTGACCCATCAACCAACTTTGAAGCGGGTGGATCATTCAACGAACCAGCTCTTTCCATTGGTTCAGTTGTTTCTGGTTTCTGGGCGCCACCTTCAACCCAAGGTGTGATCGACGCGCAGTATCGTGTAATGATCGGCCAGTTCACCACAGATGGGGTATTCAATGGTCAAGCCACATTCCAGTTTCGTCAACTCAATGCAGACTACACCGTATTCACGCCTGTGAATATCCAGACGGAGTACAATGTCACTTGGACCAACCAACCAGGAAACTTCGTGGAAGACTGCCCACAAGTATTCTTGCCTGTGGAGATTACCGAATTCAATGCCGCTCCTTCTGATGACCGCGTAAACTTGTTGTGGAGAACAGCAAGCGAACAACGCACAGAGTCATTCGAAGTACAACGAAGCATGGATCTTGAAGAATGGAAAACCGTTGGTAGTACCCCTGCAGCTGGTTACAGCGACTATGAAAACGAGTACTTCATGGTTGACTACAATCCAGAAATCGGAGTGAACTACTACCGCTTGAAAGAGATTGATACCGACGGAAGTATTCACTACAGTGACATTCGCTCAGCACTATTCAAGCGCGAAGAATTCACGGTATACCCGAATCCAGCAAGTGATCGCATTTGGTTCAAAGGAGACCTCTCATTGGTATCTTCTATTCGCATCCTGAACATGCAAGGACAAGTTGTTCTTGAGCAAGCGAATGGCTCAGATCCAATTCGTGAGTTCCAAGTGAACGAACTATCACGAGGGTCTTACTTCGTAGAGTTTGTATATCCGAATGGAGATAATCACCGGACGATCATCCAAGTGACACGATAA
- the rimO gene encoding 30S ribosomal protein S12 methylthiotransferase RimO translates to MRARTLKKNKVNVVTLGCAKNIFDSEVMMAQLKANDYEVKHEEQDSDAAIVVINTCGFIDNAKEESINTILQYSDAKKEGLVDKVFVTGCLSERYRDELEDEIPEVDGYFGTRELPRLLKTLKADYKKELVGERLLTTPSHYAYFKIAEGCDRPCSFCAIPLMRGKHRSTPIEELVEQAKGLAAQGVKELLIIAQDSTYYGLDLYKERRLADLLRALAKVEGIEWIKLHYAFPSGFPEDVLDAIAEEEKVCAYIDMPLQHASTNMLKAMRRGITREKTTELMAKIRERIPNVAVRTTLIVGYPGETEDDFQQMQDWVQEMRFDRLGVFEYSHEENTHAYNFDDDVPAEVKKARAEKIMEIQSQISYELNQEKVGRVEKVLFDRIEGGYYIGRTAHDSPDVDNEVLVKLKDDQHLRLGDFAMVRIDSAEHYDLFGEVVD, encoded by the coding sequence GTGAGAGCACGCACACTCAAAAAGAATAAGGTGAATGTCGTAACCCTTGGTTGCGCGAAGAACATCTTTGATAGCGAAGTCATGATGGCCCAACTCAAGGCCAATGACTACGAAGTGAAACACGAAGAGCAAGACAGTGACGCCGCCATTGTGGTGATCAATACTTGCGGATTCATCGATAACGCCAAAGAAGAATCTATCAATACCATCCTTCAATATTCAGATGCGAAGAAAGAAGGACTGGTAGATAAGGTCTTTGTGACAGGATGCTTAAGTGAGCGTTATCGAGACGAATTGGAAGATGAAATTCCTGAAGTAGATGGATACTTCGGAACGCGTGAGCTTCCGCGTCTCTTGAAGACTTTGAAAGCCGATTACAAGAAAGAACTGGTAGGTGAGCGTTTGCTTACGACTCCATCACACTACGCCTACTTCAAGATTGCTGAAGGGTGTGATCGTCCATGTTCATTCTGTGCGATTCCTTTGATGCGCGGTAAGCACCGCAGTACGCCGATCGAAGAGTTGGTGGAACAAGCGAAAGGCTTGGCAGCTCAAGGGGTGAAAGAACTACTGATCATTGCTCAAGACAGTACCTATTACGGTCTTGATCTCTATAAAGAGCGTCGCTTGGCAGATCTGCTTCGTGCCTTGGCAAAGGTGGAAGGAATTGAATGGATTAAGCTCCATTACGCTTTCCCAAGTGGTTTTCCTGAAGATGTTCTTGACGCTATCGCGGAAGAAGAAAAGGTATGTGCCTACATCGACATGCCGCTTCAACACGCTAGCACCAACATGCTTAAGGCTATGCGCCGTGGTATCACTCGTGAGAAGACCACGGAATTGATGGCGAAGATTCGTGAGCGCATTCCGAATGTCGCTGTGCGAACCACGCTGATTGTCGGATACCCTGGTGAGACAGAAGATGATTTCCAGCAGATGCAAGACTGGGTGCAAGAAATGCGTTTTGATCGTCTTGGTGTATTTGAGTACAGCCACGAAGAGAACACCCACGCCTACAACTTTGATGATGATGTTCCTGCGGAAGTGAAGAAAGCACGCGCCGAGAAGATCATGGAGATTCAAAGCCAGATTAGCTACGAACTCAATCAAGAGAAGGTAGGAAGGGTAGAGAAGGTACTATTTGACCGCATCGAAGGTGGGTACTACATTGGGCGTACAGCCCATGATTCACCTGATGTTGATAATGAGGTACTGGTAAAACTCAAAGACGATCAACACTTGCGATTAGGTGATTTCGCCATGGTGCGTATTGATTCAGCCGAACACTATGATCTGTTCGGAGAAGTAGTAGACTAA